The Thermoanaerobaculia bacterium genome contains the following window.
TGCCAGAGATACGCCGTCGACAGGACCCGCTCCTCGAGGATCCGGGCCGGGTCGTTCTCGCCCGACTCGAACTCGTTCCGGACGACCGTCATCTCGCTCGCGAGGTCCTTCTTCGCGATGAAGGAATGGACCATGCGATCCGCCTCGAGCTCGAGCGCCCATTTCAGGTTCGCGTCGGAGGCGTCGAAGGTCTCGAAGTAGTTCGTGCGGTCGAACCACGTGCTCGCGTTGTTGCGGGCGCCGTGGGCGGTCATCTCGGCGTAGATGTTCTTGTGCTCCGGCGTGCCCTTGAACATGAGGTGCTCGAGGAGATGCGCCATGCCCGTTTCGCCGTACTCCTCGTTGCGGGAGCCGACCCTGTAGGTGAGGTTGACCGTCGCCGTCGGCTTCGTCGGGTCGGGGAAGAGGAGGACCTGGAGGCCGTTGGCGAGCCGGTACTCGGTGATCCCCTCCACGGAGGTGACCGGGACGAGCTTCGCGCCGGAACCTGCGGGTTTCGCCGGTCTCCGTGTCGCGATCCCGGGCTTCTTCGGCGCCGCGCCTTGGCCGGACGGAGCCGGCGCGGCGAGAGCGACCGCCGTGATCAGCATGGCGGCGAGGAGGAACGGGGACTTCGATTTCATGAGATGCACCTCATCAGCGTTTTTACGAACCCCGATCGTACGGGTTTTGCTCCTCGCGAGCCAGAGTCGAGATCGCTTCGCCCCTCCTTCGCGGAGGCTTCGGGGCGAGAAGTCCTCCCGAGATGACGGGGCTTTGCGTTCGTTGCCGGTCCAGCAACGATCGGGGGGCTCTCCATATCAGTCGATTCGACGGCGAGGCGCGAGCCGGACGGGATGCGGGTCGGCGGCCGGACGCTAAGGCGTACCGAGAGCGTACGTCGTGCGGCCGGCCGGCGGCACGCGCCCGCCTCCGCCTTCGCTGAAGCTTCGGCGCGATCCTATTGGCATCGACCGGCCGATACGGTCCGCGCGAGCTCACAGCCGATCGCGCCGTAGCTCGGTAGAGCGGAGGCGGACGGCTCGATGCATCCGCCTCCGCCAAGGCTTCGGCGCGACAAGTCGCCGCGCTGGCGACGGCGCTCGGAACGATGGGCGATCTCATTTTGAGACAACCCGAAGGCGCGGCGAGGCGCGAGCCGGACGGGATGCGGGTCGGCGGCCGGACGCTAAGGCGTACCGAGAGCGTACGTCGTGCGGCCGGCCGGCGGCACGCGCCCGCCCGGCTCGATGCATCCGCCGCGCCGGCGAGCGGGCTCACATCCCCGGCAGGATGTGAGCCCGCGTCAGGAAGTCGTCGAGCGTCCCCCCCATCAGCAACGCAAGCCACACGATCCCCGCCAGGGCGACGACCCAGGTCAGCCGGCTGCTCCATCGGGCTTCCATGAAGAAGAGCACGACCAGGATCGCCTTCGTGAAGGCGATCGCGAGCGCCACGACGATGTTGAACGGACCGAGGTCGACCTGCGCGGCGGCATACGTGAGAACGAGGAGCACCATGAGCGCCGCCGCGACCGCGAAATAGACCTTCCGCGGGACGATGTGGACGCCGGAGTGGGCGTTCACGGTCGCCGATTCATCGTGATTCATCGGCTGCCCCCGTGGCCGGGTCGAATGTCACGGGTCGGGAGGTCGAAGGTCTCGCCGACCAAAAGACCTTCGGGAGCCGCACCGGACTTTCGACATTCGGCTTTCGACATTCGGCGTTCTCTCATTTCCGCGCTCCGATCAGGTAGAGGAGCGGATAGAGGAAGATCCACACGATGTCGACGAAGTGCCAGTAGAGGCCTCCGACGACGACGGGCGAGTGGTATTCCGGCCCGTACCTCCCCTGCCGCGCGGTGATCAGGAGAAACGTCATGAGCCCGAGGCCGATCACCATGTGCAGGGCGTGCATCCCGGTCATGGCGAAATAGAACGAGAAGAAGATCTGGGAATGCACGGGGTCCGGGCCGCCGAAGGAAAAGCGCGGCCCCGGGACGTGGTGCTCCCGGAACTCCGCCGTCCATTCGATCGCCTTGAAACCCAGGAACATCAGGCCGAAGAGCATCGTGACCGAAAGGTAGGCGACGAGCGACTTCTTCCGCCCCGTCTGCGACGCGTGGACGGCGAGCGCCATCGTGAGGCTCGAGAGGATGAGCACGGCCGTGTTGACGCTCCCGATCGTCAGGTTCATGGCATGGCTGCCGGCCCGGAACGCATTCGGATAGAGGCTGCGATACACGGTGTAGCCGGCGAACATGCCGCCGAAGAAGAGGATCTCGGTGACGAGGAACGTCCACATCCCGAGGACGCCGGCCTCCCGCTGCTGGCCCGGGTCGTCGAACTGATGGGCGCGCGCGTACGCGCGGGGCGAAGAGGACCCGCCGGCCATCGAATGCTCAGACATGCGGCGCTCCGGAGGAGGCGTAGGCGTACGCTTCCTCGGTGACGATCGGGGTCTCCAGGAAGTTCTCCGTCGGCGGCGGCGAGCTCGTCTCCCACTCGAGGCCCTTGGCGCCCCACGGATTCGCGCTCGCCTTCGGGCCGTAGCGCATCGACCAGGTGAGGTAGACGAGCGGAAGGAGATACCCGATGCCGAGGATCGAGGCGCCCGCCGTCGAGATCACGTTCAAGACCTGGAACTCCGGCGGGTAGGCGTGGTATCGGCGGGGCATCCCGAGATAGCCGAGGATGAACTGCGGGAAGAACGTCAGGTTGAAGCCGACGAAGACGACGACCGCGGCGACTCTCCCCCACCATTCCGGGTACATGCGGCCCGAGATCTTCGGCCACCAGAAGTGGATGCCGCCGAGATATCCCATCACCGCGCCGCCGACCATGATGTAGTGAAAGTGCGCGATGATGAAGTAGGTGTCGTGCACGTGGACGTCGACGCCGAGCGTTGCGAGAAACAGCCCCGTCAGTCCGCCGATCGTGAAGAGGCCGATGAAGCCGAAGGCGTAGAGCATCGGCGTCTGGTACGAAATGGACCCTTTGTACAGGGTCGCCGTCCAGTTGAAGACCTTGATCGCCGACGGGATCGCAACGAGGAACGACAGCGCCGAGAAGATCACGCCGGCCGCGACCGACTGCCCCGACACGAACATGTGGTGCCCCCACACCAGGAAGCCGAGCACGGCGATCGCGACGCTCGAGAACGCGATGAAGTTGTAGCCGAATATCCGCTTGCGCGAGAAGCAGGGAATGATCTCCGAGACGACCCCCATCGACGGCAGGACCATGATGTAGACGGCGGGATGGGAGTAGAACCAGAAAAGGTCCTGGAAGAGGAGCGGATCGCCGCCGATGTGCGGGTCGAAGATCCCGATCCGGAAGATCCGTTCGAGGCCGACGAGGACGAGCGAGATCGCGAGCACCGGGGTCCCCAGGATGAAGATCATGCTCGTCGCATAGTGCGCCCAGACGAAGAGCGGCAACCGGAACCAGGAGAGCCCCGGCGCACGCATCTTGTGGATCGTGACGATGAAGTTCAAGCCCGTCAGGATCGACGAGAACCCCGTGACGAAGACGCCCACGACCGTCAGGACCACGTGCGAGTTCGAGTACGTCGAGCTGTACGGCGTGTAGAACGTCCAGCCCGTGTCCACACCTCCCGTGATCGCGGCCGTCAGCGTGAAGACGCCTCCGACGACGTAGACGTACCAGGAGAGGAGATTCAAACGCGGGAACGCGAGATCGCGCGCCCCGATCATCAGCGGGATGAGGAAATTGCCGAGCACGGCGGGAATCGACGGGATGAGGAAGAAGAACACCATGATGACGCCGTGCATCGTGAAGAGCTTGTTGTAGGTCTGGGACGTGACCAGATCGCCGGCCGGCGTGAGGAGCTCCAGGCGGATCAGGAGCGCGAAGACCCCTCCCAGCATGAAGAACAACGTGATCGAGGCGAGGTACAGGAGCGCGATTCGCTTGTGGTCGCGCGTCAGCAGCCACGACTTGATGCCGTAGCCGTCGTTCAGGTAGTCGGGGCGCGCGGAAGGCGCGACGGCGACGCTCATCGGCTGTTTCCCTTCCCGCCCGAAAGCGACTTCACGTAGGCGATCAGCTCGAGGACCTGCGATTCCGAGAGCTGCCCCTGGTACGTCGGCATGGTCGGCGGGTAGCCGGCCACCATCCGCGTCCGCGGCAACAGGATCGACTCGCGCAGGTACGCCTCGTCCGCGACCGCCGCGCCGCCGTCGGCGAGCGGGACCGTCGATCCGAAGCTCCCGGCCAGCAGCGGCGCCTTCCGCGGATCCGAGTGGCACGTCGCGCAGTTCAACTTCGCGAAGATCTTCCCGCCGTTTTCGGCCATCGACGGCGAGCGCGGCACTTCGGCGAGCCATTTCTCGAAGTCGGACGGCTCCATGACGACGACGCGCCCCACCATCGCGGAGTGGTTCGTCCCGCAGTACTGCGCGCAGAAGAGGTGGAAGTCCCCCGTCTTCGTCGCCTGGAACCACTCCGTCGTGTAGCGCCCCGGCAGCACGTCGCGCTTGATCCGGAACGCGGGGATCGAGAAGTCGTGGATCACGTCCTCGGAGGTCATCAGGAGCTTCACGGGCACCCCGAGCGGCACGTGCAGCTCGTCGATCTCGCTCTTCCCCTCCGGATGCTGCACCTTCCACATCCACTGCTTGCCGACGACGTAGATCGGCATCGCATTGGCCGGCGGGCGCGCGCCCGCGTAGAAGATGCGGACCCCGGCGATGAAGAGGCCGATCACGATCGCGAGCGGGATCGCCGTCCAGACGATCTCGAGCGTGAGCGACCCGTGGATCTCCGGCGGGCGCTCGTCGTCCGACCGCCGCCGGAACTTGATCGCGAAGATCGCGATGCAGAGGAAGATGACCGTCGAGAAGAAGGCCGTGATCCCCAGCAGGAAGAAATACACAGTGTCGACCGACCCCGCGAGCGTGGAGGCGCGGGCCGGGAAGAGCGGGAACTCGATTCCGGGGATCATGCCTTCTTTCTCCGGCGCTCGCGGCGGAGCATGACCACCATGAAGACGCCGAGCGAGCCGACCGTCGCGAGGCCGCCGAGACGGACGACGCGCATCACGACGAGGCCGTATTTGCCCGTCGTGGGGTCGTAGTGGGAGCAGTACAGGAGAATGCGGTCCACCGGCGTCCCGATCCGCCGGTTCGACGCCTCCATGACGCCGAGCTTGAGGTCGCGTGCCGAGTACTCGATCCCGTAGAAGTATTTCGAAAGGCGGCCGTCCGGGGTCGCGAGCATGATGCCGGCCGCGTGCGAAAAGCTCTTCGTCTCGGGGTCCCGGACGTAGCGGAACCCCGCGGCTCGCGTGATCGCCGCGATCGATTCGGCCGGCCCGGTCAGAAAGTGCACGCCCGCCTCCGCCCCCGGGCGTCCGTACTGCCGCACGAAATCGGCTTTCTTCGCGGAGGCGATCTTCGGCAGGTCGGACGGGTCGATGCTGACCGTCACGAGCTCGAACTCGCGGCCGGCCGAAAACGAAAGGGCCCGCATCGCCTTCAGAGTCCCCGACTCGACGTAGGAGCAGAGCATCGGGCACTCGTAATACACGAACGCCAGGACCACCGGGCGGCGATGGAAGTAGTCGCCGAGCGCGACCGTCCGGCCCGATTCGTCGCGAAGCGTGGCGTCGAGCGGCAGCGGAGCGCCGAGCTTCTGCTCGATCGAGACGTCCGCGAGCGGCGAGGGGGCGTTCTGCGCCTGCGCGGAGGCCGCCGCCGCGGCGAGCATCGCGACGAGCGCGGCGAGGGCCCGCTTCATGGCGCTTTCTCCTCCGCCGGCGCGTCCGCGCCGGCGGCGACCGGAAGACCCGTTTCGAGCAGGAGCTTTTTCGCCTGCTCGATCGGGATGCGGGCCACTCCGCTCGCCTCGTCGACCCACCCGGCCGAGTTCAGGATCGCGTCCTCGTGGGCGCGAAACGCCCGCATGTCGGCCGGCGGCGACGTCTGGAGACGCGGCGCGGGCGGAAGGCGGTCCTCCGCGAGCGGCGAGCGCAGGGCTTCCCCTTTCGGGGGGCGATGGTCCGCGATCGCGAGCCCGACATGCGTCGCGATCGCGACGGCGATGACCACGCCGGCGAGCGCGATGCCGAACCATGTGACGGCGCCCGCGTCGATGTCCGTCTCCTGATGCGCGCGGCGCGCCGTCGAAATCTCTCCGGGCCGTTCAGCCATGCCGAACCTCCATCGCGGCCTCCATGCGGGGATCGTGGATCGCGAGCAACGGCCGCCGCTCGAGCTGCCAGAGGAAGACGGCCGTCCACACGCCGCCGATCCCGACCGGAGCCGCGAAGTCGAGGACGGAAAGCGAGATGCCCGCCGGATGGAAGATCGGTTCGATGAGCCAGATCAGGTCGAGCACCCGCATCGCGAGCACCCATCCCGCGACCCGCGAGAGGAAACGGATGTCCTCCTTGACGCGGCGGGAGAGGAGCAGCAGGAACGGCGCGCCGAAATACGACAGCAGGATGAAGAGCGACATGAACTTCCACGAGGAGTGGAGACGCGGCAGGTACCAGGAGATCTCCTCCGGGAGGTTCCCCGACCAGACGATGATGAGCTGCGAGAAGGTCATGTATCCCCACAGCATCAGGAACATGAACTGGAGGTTCCCGAGGTCGCGGAACACGAATCGCGACGTCACGCGCGAGAACGGCTCGCTGTTGGCGAGGAAGCGCACGGCCAGAATCACGAGCGCCATCGCGGAGAGCCCGTGCCCGACCATGAACGCCATCCCGAATATCGAGGAATACCAGTGGGGCGCAAGCGACATCAGCCAGTCGACCGACGCGAAGAAGGTCGTCGCGGCGTAGAGGATGAGGCCGGGCGCCGAGAGCCTCTGGAGCCGGATCCCGAGGGCCGGGTCGTCGGTTTCGTCCTGCTCGGCCGACCACCGGTTCAGGAGCGCGGAGAGCGCGATCCAGACGGCGAACAGGATCGCGGCGCGGATCACGAAGAACGGGAGATTCAGATACGGCGCCTTCGCGACGAGCACCGGGTCCGCGCGAACCGCCTCGCGATTCGCCCACGGGAAGAGCTCGCGCGCGCCGAAGACGATCGGAAGGAAGAGCACGGCGAGAAGCGGGAACGTGCGCGTGGCGGCCTCGAGGATGCGGCGGATGAGGAAGCCCCACCGGCCCCCGACCATGTGGTACAGCATCAGGATCGCGAGGCATCCCAGCGCGACGCCGAGCCAGAGCAGATAACCGATCAGATACGACCGGAAGAACTGGACCGGGTTGAAGATCGCGCCGATCCCGCAGACGGCGATTCCGGCGATCCCGATCCCGAGCGGGATCCCCGACGGCGAGCGGCGGAGATCGATCGCGCTCAACGTTTCTCCCCGGCCGCCTTCGCGGCGGCGTTCGCGGCGTCGAGGTCCGCCGCGCCCGCGTGCTGCGAGAGCTGCAGGGCGCGGATGTACGCCGCGATCGCCCACCGATCCTCGGGCGTCACGCGGCTGCGGTAGTCGTACATCACCCCGAAACCGTTGGTCATCACGTCGAAGAAATGCCCGGCCGGCGCCTGTCGCAGCCGGTCGCTGTGGAACGACGGGGGGGCCTTGAAGCCGCGCTGCACGATCATCCCGTCGCCGTAGCCGGTGCGGCCGTGACAGGGAGAGCAGAAGACGTCGAAGCGCTCCTGCCCCCGGTCGAGGACCTCCTTCGTCACCGGGAAAGGGAACGCGTCCGCGACCACGCCGTGGATGCGTCCCGTGTAGAGGAGCTCGTTCTCGTGGAGCTGTCCGCGCGCGACGGTGTCTTCCGGAAGCGGGCGCGAGGCGCGGCCGTCGGCGAAGAACGTGCTCGCCTGCAGGGGCCGGACCTTCGGCTGGTTGAACATGTCCTGGCGGCAGGCGAGCCCGGCGGCGGCGATCACCGCCGCGAGCGCGACGGCCGGTGCGCGCCCGCTCACCACGGCACCTCCCAGACTCCGCTCGGGCCGAGCGCCTCGAGAAATGCCCGGGTCTCGCCGCGGTCGAAATTCGGGTCCTTCGACTTGACGCAGAGGAAGAGCGCTTCCCGGGAGGCGAGCTCGAACCGGTCGACGTTGAAGAGCGGGTGATAGGGGGTCGGGAGACCGTTGAGCGCCAGGAGCCCGAAGACGGCGAAGAGCGACGCCCCGAGGACCGTCAGCTCGAACGTGATGGGGATGAACGCGGGCCAGGAGTTCAACGGCCGGCCGCCGATGTTCAGCGGGTAGTGCACCGCCGAGGCGTAGAGCTGCATCCCGAAACCGCCCAGCGCGCCGAGCGCGCCGCCGGCGAACACGACCCACGGCAGGCGGGTGTGATGGAAGCCGATCGCGTCGGCCAGCCCCTCGACCGGCAGCGGCGTGTAGGCGTCGACGGCGCGGTATCCGGCCGCACCGGTCGCGCGGGCGGCCTCGAGCAGCCGGTCGCGGTCGCCGAACTCGGCCAGCAGCCCGTAGATCGGAGGGCGCAACGACCGATTCATTCGCGCCCCTCCGTCTCGTCGACGAGCGAGCGCATCTCGGCGATCGAGATCACCGGCAGGAACCGGATGAAGAGGAAGAGGAGCGACAGGAACAGGCCGATCGAGCCGAGGAACGTCGCCCAGTCCCACCGCGTCCCGTGGTACGAACGCCAGATCGACGGCAGGAAGTCGCGGGTGAGCGAGACGACGACGATCACGTAGCGCTCGAGCCACATGCCGACGTTGATCACGAGCGAGATGCCCCACAGGATCCACGGGCGCGTGCGGATCTTCCGGAACCAGAGGAGCTGGACGGTCAGGATGTTGCAGAGGATGAGCGACCAGTACGCGGGCCAGTAGGGTCCGAACGCGCGGTTCTTCGCGAGGAACTGCTCGGCGGGATTCGCGCTGTACCAGGCCATGAACAGCTCCGCCGCGTACCCGTAAGCGACGATGAGCCCGGTCGCGATCAGCACCTTCGCCATGTTCTCGAGGTGCCGCATCGTGATGAAGTCCTCGAGGCCGTAGAACGCGCGGAGCGGGACCGAGAGCGTCAGAACCATCGCGAAGCCCGAATAGATCGCGCCCGCCACGAAGTACGGCGGGAAGATCGTCGTGTGCCATCCGGGGAGCAGGGCGACGGCGAAGTCGAACGACACGACCGTGTGGACGGACACGACGAGCGGTGTCGCGAGCCCCGCGAGCAGCAGGTACGCCGTCTCGTAGCGGTGCCAGTGGGTCGCCGACCCGCGCCATCCCATCGCCAGGATGCCGTAGATGATCTTCGCCGGACGCCTTCTCGCCCGATCTCTCAACGTCGCGAGATCGGGGAGGAGCCCCACGAACCAGAAGAGGAGCGAGACCGTGGCGTACGTCGAGACCGCGAAGACGTCCCACACGAGCGGGCTGCGGAACTGCGGCCAGAGACGCATCGTGTCGGGATACGGGAAGAGCCAGTAGAAGACCCAGGGCCGCCCCAGATGGAGGAGCGGAAAGAGGCCGGCGCAGGCGACCGCGAAGAGCGTCATCGCCTCGGCGAAGCGGTTGATCGACGTGCGCCACTCCTGGCGGAGCAGGAGCAGGATCGCCGAGATCAGCGTCCCGGCGTGCCCGATCCCGACCCACCAGACGAAGTTGACGATCGCGAAGCCCCACGCGACCGGAACGTTGATCCCCCAGATCCCGACGCCCTTGATGAACAGGTAGCCGACCGCGTACATGAGGGTCATCAGCAGGAGGAACGAGACCCCGAACCCGACCCACCACCCCTTCGGCGTCTTGCGCGCGAGCGCGATCGAGCTGATCTTCTCGGTGACGCTCCGGTAGGTGTGGCCCGGCTCGAGGACGGGTCCGCCGGAGAGGCTCGCGGTGTGCTCGGGGATCTCGGTCACGCTCGTGCCACTGGCATGAGAAATCCGAAATTCAAATATCGAAATCCGAAACAAATTCGAATGACCGAATGCCCGAAACTCGAAGCGAGAATCGGGGCCCGGCTCGCGGACCTTCCCCGTTTCAGATTTCGAATCTCGAATTTCGAATTTGTTTCGGATTTCGAAATTCGCGCTTCGAATTTCCCGCTTGTTTCAAATTTCGAGTTTCGTGCTTCGAAATTCCGGGGCGGCGGCAGCGTCCCATGATTTCTCATTCGCTGCCCAGCTCCGGATTCGGGTTCCATACCTTCGCGAGATAGGTCGTGCGGGGCCGCGTGTTCAGGTCCGTGAGCAGCCCGTACTCGAGCGGCTCGGCCTTCATCGCCGCGACGCGGCTCGTCCGGTCGTGGATGTTTCCGAAGACGATCGCGCCCGCCGGGCACGCCTGCTGGCACGCGGTCTTCACGTCGCCGTCGCGGATCGGCGCGTTCTTCTTCTCGGCCTCGATCCGCGCGGTGGAGATCCGCTGCACGCAATAGCTGCACTTCTCCATCACGCCGCGGCTCCGCACCGTGACGTCGGGGTTCTTCTGCAGCCGCAGGCTCGGCGTCTTCGTGTCGGAGTACTGGAGGAAATTGAAGCGCCGCACCTTGTAGGGGCAGTTGTTCGAGCAGTACCGCGTCCCGACGCACCGGTTGTAGATCATCTCGTTCAACCCTTCGGGGCTGTGGACGGTCGCGCCGACCGGACAGACGATCTCGCACGGCGCCTTCTCGCAGTGCATGCACAGCACCGGCTCGAAGTAGGTCTTCGGGTTCTCGAGCCCTCCCTGGTAGTAGCGGTCGATCCTCAGCCAGTGCATCTCGTGGCCGCGCAGCACCTGCTCCTTGCCGACGACCGGGCTGTTGTTCTCCGACTGGCAGGCGACGACGCACGCCGCGCACCCGATGCAGGTGTTGAGGTCGATCGCCATTCCCCAGGCCGGTTCGCTGCCGGGAAGCTCCGTCGGGAACGCCGGATAGAGAGAGTCGTTCCTCTCGGGGTTCTCGCCGAGCTTCTTTGCGAACTCCGGGTCGCCGCGGAACCGGCCGAGCGTCGCCGCGCGGACGAGGTTGCGGCCGTCCATCGTGTTGTGGAGCTGCGTCGACGCGAGTCGGTACGACGCGCCCGTCTTCGTCACCGCCGCCCCCGAAACGGACCAGAGGGCGCCCGACGTTCGGAGCGAGAACGCGTCGAAGCCGGTCTCCCGGCCGACCGATCCGGTCCGGCGGCGGCCGTATCCGAGCGGAAGCGTCACCGTGTCGTCCGGCTGCCCGGGGAGGACGAGCACCGGCGCCTTGACCGAACGGCCCCCGGCGGAAACCGACACGACGTCCTCCGACGCGATCCCGAGCCGCGACGCCGTCGCGGGCGACACGAGCGCGGCGTTGTCCCACGTCAGCCGCGTGAGCGGCTTCGGCAGCTCCTGGAGCCACCCGTTGTTGGCCCACTCGCCGTCCCAGATCGTGGCATCGGGGCGGAAGATCACCTCGAGTCCGCCGCTCTCCGCCGCGGCCGGGGGCGCCGCGACGGAGCCGGACGCCGGCGGGGTCAGCGGCGCGAGCGCCGTGCCGGCGACGAAGCCGTCGTGGATCGACTTCCGCCAGAACGCGTCGAAGTCTCCGCCGGCGTGGCGGCCGCTCCAGTACTCCTTGACGATGTCGTGGCTCGTGCGATCCGGATCGCCCGCGAGGGCCGCGACGAGCTCGTGCTCCGATTTCCCCTGGTAGAGCGGCGCGATGAGCGGCTGCGCGATGGTGACCGTGCCGTCGAAGGCGCGGGCGTCGCTCCAGGTCTCGAGAGCGTGCGTCATCGGAACGTTCCAGCGGCACCACTCCGAGGTCTCGTCCTCCCAGAAGCCGAGCCGCACGGCGGTCCGGACCTTCATCAGCGCCTGGCGGAAGTTCCAGTCGGCGGGGGCCGTGAACACGGGATTTCCCCCGAAGACGACGAGCAGCTCGACGTGCCCGGCGTTCATCTCCCCGACCAGATCCTTCAGCGAGTCGAGCTGGACCACCGGGTCGACCTCGACCGGCTCCGTGTACTCGACCGTCGTCCCGGCGCCGCCGAGAGCGCGGTTGATCGCGTGCGCCAGAGCGTGCACCTCGGCGGGCTGGCCGTCTCCGGCGACGACGAGCGACGCCCCCCGGTGCGCGGCGAGGTCCTTCGCGGCCGCAGCGGCGAACTTCCGTGCGCCGGCCGGAAGGCCGGACGCGGCGTCGGCCGGCAGGGCCGCGGCGCCCGCTCCGCCGGCGCCGACCGCGGCGGCGACGGCCGCCGCGAGGGCGGGCACGACGCTCGGCCGGATGCCGAGGCGGTGATCGGCGGCGGCTCCCGCGAGCGTCGGCGTGCACTCGGCCGCGTAGAGCCGGGAGAGCTCCATCCGGTCGCGGCGGATCCGGCGTCCCGACGCGAAATCCGCGGCATAGCGCACGCTGCCCGGATCGCCGCAGAGGAAGTCGGAATCGAGCGACAGGACGACGCGCGCCCGGTCGAACCGGAATCGGTACGCGACGTCGCGTCCGAAGGCGGCCCGCGCCGCGGCGCGCGAGGCGTCGGACGGGATCCCGTCCCAGCGATGCCACCGCGCGGAGGGGAAATCCGCGAGCAGCGCCTGGATCTGCGCGCCGAGCGTCGGCGAAGTCACGGTCCCCGTCAGCAGCCGGAAGCCCGCGCCTCCCGAGGCGCGCTGCGCCGCGAGAACCGGGCCGAGCGCGGCCACGAAGGCCTCCCAGCTCGCGATCGTCCCGGCATGCGTCACGACCTGCGCGCGGTCGGGGTCGTAGAGGTTCAGGACCGACGCCTGCATGAAGGCGTCGGTGCCGCCGGCGGGAAACGACGGATGCTGCGGGTTCCCTTCGATCTTCGTGGGCCGGCCCATGTGGCTCTCGACCAGCACCGGCATCGCGTGGCCGCGCCACGGAAGGGCGGTCGCGAAGAACAGCGGCCGGCCGGGGACGATCTCTTCCGGCTGCTCGATGTAGGGGACGATCTTCTCCTCGGGCTGGCGAGTGCACGCGGAGAGGCCGGCGAGCGCGAGCGACGCGCTCATCAGCTGAAGGAATCGGCGCCGGGACACGGCGTCGGCGCCCCACTGCTCGGCGTTCTCCGGGAATTCGTGGGCGAGGAAGTCCCGGAACTCCTCCGTCGCGGCGATCTCCTCGAGCCCGCGCCAGTACTCGGGGCCGCGCGCGGACGAGAGCCGCGCCCGCACGGCGTCGAGATCGATCGGCGGACGCTGCCCGATCATCGGTGGCACGTCACGCAGTCGGTCATCTGCGCGGTGTTCAGGAGCCGGTATTCCTTCGCGAGCTTCTTCCCGAGCGCCGCCTGATCGGCCGGCGGGGCATATTCCATGTTGAAGACCTGGTCGCGCGGCCGCAGGTACGGCGTCGGGTCGCGGTGGCAGCCCAGGCACCATCGCATGTAGAGGGAGTTGACCTGCCAGGTGATCGGCATCTCGTCCACGCGGCCGTGGCACGACGCGCAGCCGATCCCCTTGTTCACGTGGATGCTGTGGTTGAAATAGACGAACTGCGGCAGGTCGTGGACGCGCGTCCATTCGATCGGCCGTCCGGTCCGGTAGCTCGCGCGGACCGGCTCGAGCATCGCGGCGTTGGTCCAGATCTGCGAGTGGCACGTCATGCAGGTCTTGACCGGCGGGATGCCGGCGAAGGCGCTCGTCTCGACGGAGGTGTGGCAGTAGCGGCAGTCCAGACCGAGCCCGCGCACGTGGTGCTCGTGCGAGAACGGCACGGGCTGCTCCTTGGGCGTGCCGACCTGCGTCGTCCAGGGCGACATGTAGATCTCCCAGGCCGCTCCGGCGAGCCCGGCCACGATGAAGAGAGAACCGAAAATCGAGAGCTTCGCGAGAAAGTTGGTGCTGCGATGAAAAATCTGCATCGTCAGCTCATCGACGCGCGCGGAGAGTGAACGTGCAGAGGAGG
Protein-coding sequences here:
- a CDS encoding cytochrome C oxidase subunit IV family protein, producing MNAHSGVHIVPRKVYFAVAAALMVLLVLTYAAAQVDLGPFNIVVALAIAFTKAILVVLFFMEARWSSRLTWVVALAGIVWLALLMGGTLDDFLTRAHILPGM
- a CDS encoding cytochrome c oxidase subunit 3 family protein, with protein sequence MSEHSMAGGSSSPRAYARAHQFDDPGQQREAGVLGMWTFLVTEILFFGGMFAGYTVYRSLYPNAFRAGSHAMNLTIGSVNTAVLILSSLTMALAVHASQTGRKKSLVAYLSVTMLFGLMFLGFKAIEWTAEFREHHVPGPRFSFGGPDPVHSQIFFSFYFAMTGMHALHMVIGLGLMTFLLITARQGRYGPEYHSPVVVGGLYWHFVDIVWIFLYPLLYLIGARK
- the ctaD gene encoding cytochrome c oxidase subunit I; translated protein: MSVAVAPSARPDYLNDGYGIKSWLLTRDHKRIALLYLASITLFFMLGGVFALLIRLELLTPAGDLVTSQTYNKLFTMHGVIMVFFFLIPSIPAVLGNFLIPLMIGARDLAFPRLNLLSWYVYVVGGVFTLTAAITGGVDTGWTFYTPYSSTYSNSHVVLTVVGVFVTGFSSILTGLNFIVTIHKMRAPGLSWFRLPLFVWAHYATSMIFILGTPVLAISLVLVGLERIFRIGIFDPHIGGDPLLFQDLFWFYSHPAVYIMVLPSMGVVSEIIPCFSRKRIFGYNFIAFSSVAIAVLGFLVWGHHMFVSGQSVAAGVIFSALSFLVAIPSAIKVFNWTATLYKGSISYQTPMLYAFGFIGLFTIGGLTGLFLATLGVDVHVHDTYFIIAHFHYIMVGGAVMGYLGGIHFWWPKISGRMYPEWWGRVAAVVVFVGFNLTFFPQFILGYLGMPRRYHAYPPEFQVLNVISTAGASILGIGYLLPLVYLTWSMRYGPKASANPWGAKGLEWETSSPPPTENFLETPIVTEEAYAYASSGAPHV
- the coxB gene encoding cytochrome c oxidase subunit II, which translates into the protein MIPGIEFPLFPARASTLAGSVDTVYFFLLGITAFFSTVIFLCIAIFAIKFRRRSDDERPPEIHGSLTLEIVWTAIPLAIVIGLFIAGVRIFYAGARPPANAMPIYVVGKQWMWKVQHPEGKSEIDELHVPLGVPVKLLMTSEDVIHDFSIPAFRIKRDVLPGRYTTEWFQATKTGDFHLFCAQYCGTNHSAMVGRVVVMEPSDFEKWLAEVPRSPSMAENGGKIFAKLNCATCHSDPRKAPLLAGSFGSTVPLADGGAAVADEAYLRESILLPRTRMVAGYPPTMPTYQGQLSESQVLELIAYVKSLSGGKGNSR
- a CDS encoding SCO family protein, which codes for MKRALAALVAMLAAAAASAQAQNAPSPLADVSIEQKLGAPLPLDATLRDESGRTVALGDYFHRRPVVLAFVYYECPMLCSYVESGTLKAMRALSFSAGREFELVTVSIDPSDLPKIASAKKADFVRQYGRPGAEAGVHFLTGPAESIAAITRAAGFRYVRDPETKSFSHAAGIMLATPDGRLSKYFYGIEYSARDLKLGVMEASNRRIGTPVDRILLYCSHYDPTTGKYGLVVMRVVRLGGLATVGSLGVFMVVMLRRERRRKKA
- a CDS encoding cytochrome c, with product MSGRAPAVALAAVIAAAGLACRQDMFNQPKVRPLQASTFFADGRASRPLPEDTVARGQLHENELLYTGRIHGVVADAFPFPVTKEVLDRGQERFDVFCSPCHGRTGYGDGMIVQRGFKAPPSFHSDRLRQAPAGHFFDVMTNGFGVMYDYRSRVTPEDRWAIAAYIRALQLSQHAGAADLDAANAAAKAAGEKR
- a CDS encoding DUF3341 domain-containing protein; its protein translation is MRPPIYGLLAEFGDRDRLLEAARATGAAGYRAVDAYTPLPVEGLADAIGFHHTRLPWVVFAGGALGALGGFGMQLYASAVHYPLNIGGRPLNSWPAFIPITFELTVLGASLFAVFGLLALNGLPTPYHPLFNVDRFELASREALFLCVKSKDPNFDRGETRAFLEALGPSGVWEVPW